The Paenibacillus sp. 37 sequence TGGATTTTATGTATCTAAAACTTTGATTGAACGATCCCTAAAGGTACACAAAAAAAGATCTTGAGCATTTCCGCAACGATCCCTATTGTCAGTCCGCTAGTGAAAACAGTAGTTGATCTCGGTGTTGCCTTCTTAAGTTTTATTAAGCTAACGTTTCGATAAATAGGAATTAAGCAATCATACAGTTAGTCCAAGTTTACTAATGAGTAAATCACCTTTTTCTATTTTCAATGAGTTCTTTTCTTGTTTAAACGCCCAACCAATTTCATTCGCGTGCCTTATTAAAAGTTCGCAATTCCTAGGTTTGTGTGGGTTAAAGTGCCAACTACCTTCCCATGTAAATAACACTTCAAAATATGAGGTTTTAGATGAATAAACCTTAAAATTAACAAACGTATTACTAGGAATCTCATTAATGACACAGTGAAACTGATAACCATTTACCATTATCTTTTTAGCTCTCTTGCGGAATGTCTTTCCCATACAAATGACCCTCCTGAAACACAATAGTCTTTCAAGCATGACGAGTCATACCTTAGTTCGAAATATACCACATAACTAGAACTATACTGCCTGTTGCTTAATCTTCACAATAGATCTTTTCCTTTAAAGCGACCTAACTTAGGCTGTAGGTTTCCATGGTATAGCAGTGGATTTAATCTTGACCTTCTTCAAATAATTCTCTGAGCATCCTATCCTTGTTATTCACAAACTCTTTCATCATCATAAAATGGTCGGTTTCTTCCAATACTTGGACCTCGATACCATCCGGCTTTAAATTGTAAATAATCGAATCTGGGTATGCCATAAGGATTGGGGAATGGGTGGCAATAATAAATTGAGAGTTTTGCAAAACAAATTCATGGATTCGTGTCAGCATCGCCATTTGGCGAAGGGGAGACAATGCAGCCTCAGGCTCATCCAGTATATATAATCCATTCTCCCCGAATCGATGAATGAACGTGGAAAAGAACGACTCTCCGTGCGATTGCTCATGCAAGGACTTGCCACCGTACGAATCTTTAATAGGGCGAATAGGGCGACCGAATGAAGGCTGACTGTCCAACTCATCGATCGTCGTGGCTAAATTATAATAACTTTCTGCCCGGAAGAAAAAGCCATCCCGCGGGCGTCGCGGACCTTTGATCAATTGTATATATTCATATAAGCTCGAGTGGGTAGCCTGGGTTGAGAAGGAAAAGTTGATCGTCCCACCCTCCGGGTTAAACCCCCATGCGACAGCAATGGACTCCATCAGTGTTGATTTGCCCATCCCATTTTCACCTACGATATAGGTTACCTTGGGGTGAAAATCAAGAGTATTTAGACTTCGAATGACTGCCAAATTAAAGGGGTAACGATTATAAGTGGGGACTTGGTGCCTTTTGAGCTGAATTTGTCGTAAATAGGAATGCTGTACATTCAATATAGTTTCACTCCCTTAATCGTTATCCTCACCTTTGTTGGCCGACGCTGACTCATGTCGCACCTTTAGTTTACTCCATCAATCAAATCATACCACATACCGAAACTACTCTGCCCGTTAGCTTAACAAGTATCGCCTATCTAATATAGTTCTCCACCGTCCTCCCCATTTCTTAGTTAATTCAGTGATTCTTAAGAACTATGATATGTGATACAATATTCCTAATCCTACCAGTGTTAGATGGATATCTTTAATGAAAAGATGAATTACATTTTCTAAATTGTGAGGTGAATTATCAGAGTAACAAGCTAGGTACTAAACATTGCTAGTACATAGAGTATGTTTTTGGGAGGCCGCTCTCAAAAATTAACGGTAATTAAGTATGAATAGAACGTACGGTGTAAGGCTTTTGTAGAACTTGAAGAACGAATTGATTTGAGGAGGAAATATGAAAAATATTTTAAAGGTTCAGGGTATTCTATTGGCTATTCTGCTGGTTATTGTGGTTCCTGGAAATGCATTGGCTTCAGGCTCTTCTTCCATCGCAACAAATGCACAAACATATCTGGAGTATATGGGTGAACACCTTAAAGATAGTTCAGCCTCTCCTACAGATAATTCCATGGGAAATGGTAAAGTTCATGGACAGACAAAACGATGGATTAGGAGCACGCTAAGAGAAATTGGCGTAGACTCTCGATATATTTATGAGCAAAATTTCAACACACAAAAAGACACTACTGGCGTTATTTCTGCGCCGTGGGGACATCATGTATTTTTTAAAGGCTCGAATATTGAAGTCACACTGAAAGGGAAAGATCCTAGCAAACAAATCATTGTTAGTGCCCATTATGACGGATCAGGCTATTCGAATAACGCTTCGGGGGTAGCATTAATGCTCGCTCAAATCAAGGAGCTAGTAGACAAGAAATCTCCTCACGCAGTTAAATTGCCGTATACCGTAAAATTTGTTTTTTTTGACATTGAGCGATTCGACAAGGGATCAGAGTACTATGCAAAGAAAATGACTGCAGCAGATAAGAAGAATACTCTTTTCATACTCAATATCGATAATATCGCCCGTGGTGATTACCCCAATGTTTATGGAGGCATAACCGATCCAAATAATAACTCTGTTGAACATACGGAAGCATATAAATTAGCCGTTTCCAAAGCCTTAGAATTAGGAATTAATGTATTTGATACAGAGGCGCTAGATGGATATTACAACACACATGGCAAAGGTCCCGAAATTAGCGAAAATACGATATATACCAACCCATGGACAAGCTCAAATCCTTCTCCGGGCGTAAAGTATTCTGAACTTTCTCCTTCAAATGGAATAAGTAGAAGTCATATGCTCTTTGTAGAAGCAGGGATACCTTATGCAAGTTTCCAAGCCTCAAACTGGTTTGCAAAAAGCATGGATGGTACTTTAATTGAAGCTCAAAATGAAGGATTAATATCTTTCGTTCAACGAGATTTCTACATTTCAGGAGGGAAAGAGCATGATACGATGAAAATTCTAGAAGCTTATTTTCCAGGACGTTCATTGGCACATTACAATGTGTACGGACCATTGTTGAACAAAATGCTGATGGAGCCAGACATCAAAATACTCCGACCTGGTCAATAAAAGTACTCTACATCAAAAACAGTTACAGGGAGCTATGATTCCGAATTGTTCGGAGCTTAGTTCGCCTGTAACTGTTTTTGTTTGATTTTTCTCGACTCTGAGATGTAATTTTAGCCGCCAAAAATTGAACGTTTGGTCACGATGTTTACTTTTAAACCTGTATGTAGGTATGCTGTCTTGTCATAAGGCTATTAGAGAAAACTCATAGGCTCATTTCTTATAAGAAACTGAATCCATTCTTCTTTTTCAACATATGGAACTATTAATTGATAGCTCTTACCGAAAACAAAACTTAAAAGAAACGTATCTAAATTTTCGAATTCTTGGAACCTCCCCTCCTCTTCTATTAGAATCAACGAACCAGAAAACTTGTCTATAAAAAGCGGTTTATACACTACTTGTCCTATCTCAAGCCACCTATTTATAAACTCAGGGAATTCGCTTACCCTAAATTGATTATCAGGTAATTCTTCATAGGTCCAAAAATCAATCGCCCCACAGCGTGCACCATTTGTTTTTTCTAGAAATGAAATGTACTGAGTGAGGTGAACAGAATTAAACTCAAACTGAATACCAGAGATCCCCTCATTTAACTCACCAACTATTATCCCATTTGGATCCTCTTTCAAGCTTATCTTTAACCTGCAAATTATATCTTTTAGATTCTTATTCATCTTTGGCTGCACTCCATATGTATATCTCATTAATAGCGTTGAATTTTCGTAATTATATCACGATGGCTTTGATTCATCGTATCATTAGCATTTGTAAATTGGGATAGAACAGGCTTAGC is a genomic window containing:
- a CDS encoding AAA family ATPase; the encoded protein is MQLKRHQVPTYNRYPFNLAVIRSLNTLDFHPKVTYIVGENGMGKSTLMESIAVAWGFNPEGGTINFSFSTQATHSSLYEYIQLIKGPRRPRDGFFFRAESYYNLATTIDELDSQPSFGRPIRPIKDSYGGKSLHEQSHGESFFSTFIHRFGENGLYILDEPEAALSPLRQMAMLTRIHEFVLQNSQFIIATHSPILMAYPDSIIYNLKPDGIEVQVLEETDHFMMMKEFVNNKDRMLRELFEEGQD
- a CDS encoding M28 family metallopeptidase encodes the protein MKNILKVQGILLAILLVIVVPGNALASGSSSIATNAQTYLEYMGEHLKDSSASPTDNSMGNGKVHGQTKRWIRSTLREIGVDSRYIYEQNFNTQKDTTGVISAPWGHHVFFKGSNIEVTLKGKDPSKQIIVSAHYDGSGYSNNASGVALMLAQIKELVDKKSPHAVKLPYTVKFVFFDIERFDKGSEYYAKKMTAADKKNTLFILNIDNIARGDYPNVYGGITDPNNNSVEHTEAYKLAVSKALELGINVFDTEALDGYYNTHGKGPEISENTIYTNPWTSSNPSPGVKYSELSPSNGISRSHMLFVEAGIPYASFQASNWFAKSMDGTLIEAQNEGLISFVQRDFYISGGKEHDTMKILEAYFPGRSLAHYNVYGPLLNKMLMEPDIKILRPGQ